One window of Hydractinia symbiolongicarpus strain clone_291-10 chromosome 3, HSymV2.1, whole genome shotgun sequence genomic DNA carries:
- the LOC130636822 gene encoding mas-related G-protein coupled receptor member B8-like has protein sequence MSLCAITAILVEIYLAIMKPLTHATRREKNTISKILAGAWIVWVPLPIICKCCGPQYWDVYRILSGVSLIPLFCLVVLVQITVYLYVKQNPNVRSRDKHAVATTVIFICSFFVSFTPITVIGVYSKFSRYRAILESYVIPWAHLMTGINRLADPIVCVLRTDDWRKIKFRKVGMRNNTIAFA, from the coding sequence ATGTCGTTATGTGCTATAACGGCAATATTAGTGGAAATCTACTTAGCAATTATGAAACCACTTACACATGCAACACGAAGAGAGAAAAACACTATTTCAAAGATACTTGCTGGAGCTTGGATAGTTTGGGTTCCTCTTCCCATTATTTGCAAGTGTTGCGGACCTCAGTATTGGGATGTTTATAGAATCCTCTCTGGGGTATCTTTAATTCCCTTGTTTTGTTTAGTTGTTTTGGTGCAAATAACGGTCTATTTGTACGTTAAACAAAATCCAAACGTACGAAGTCGAGATAAACATGCAGTTGCTACAACAGTGATTTTTATATGCTCATTCTTTGTCAGTTTCACACCTATTACTGTTATTGGAGTATATTCCAAATTCTCCCGTTACAGAGCGATTCTTGAAAGTTACGTTATACCGTGGGCTCATCTTATGACAGGCATTAATCGCCTAGCAGACCCTATTGTATGTGTACTGAGAACAGACGAttggagaaaaataaaatttcgtaAAGTTGGAATGAGAAATAATACTATAGCATTTGCATAG